In a single window of the Arachis hypogaea cultivar Tifrunner chromosome 6, arahy.Tifrunner.gnm2.J5K5, whole genome shotgun sequence genome:
- the LOC112757842 gene encoding uncharacterized protein has product MADASIYVKVLQNAIYMFGTIAALRTLPVRASNTVDGTRMFFHRLFWKFPPCVEAFKYCKPLISIDGTHLYGKYGGTLLMAIAQDGNSNILPVAALVVEDSGWLPLTAHCALCARHIAANFVLNFKSKDAQKILVNATYAKAE; this is encoded by the exons ATGGCGGATGCATCAATCTACGTGAAAGTGTTGCAGAATGCG ATATATATGTTTGGCACTATAGCAGCATTGCGTACTTTACCTGTTAGGGCTAGTAATACAGTCGATGGAACAAGGATGTTTTTTCATCGATTGTTTTGGAAGTTTCCTCCGTGTGTTGAGGCCTTCAAGTATTGCAAGCCACTGATATCTATCGATGGTACTCATTTATATGGCAAGTATGGAGGTACTTTACTAATGGCGATTGCACAAGATGGAAACTCAAACATTCTCCCAGTT GCTGCCTTGGTTGTCGAAGATAGTGGGTGGCTCCCGCTGACCGCACATTGTGCATTATGTGCAAGACACATAGCTGCTAATTTTGTGCTAAACTTCAAGTCTAAGGATGCACAAAAGATTCTTGTGAATGCAACATATGCGAAGGCTGAATAG